tatttctaggtggcctacctcggcaaatggtagcacccgagtttccactcgactcacattctgctcaagcattctcgggcaatccttcctaaagtggtcggtgatccacacttatagcaggagtgatcacgaaaccaacagctccccgaatgccatttgccacaatgttgacactccgccctctctcgacgatcatttccaccactggcgatcgaagtgactcgtgtggtcacagggggtcgatcgcgtcctcgtctagaaaagcccaaagcgcctctagaccggttcacatcatctcgaaatctcttgattgctgttgaagagactttccgaggacctcttcgaattctccggttcccacatcagctttttgtttctcctttctaagctcttcgactttacaagctcgctcaacaagtactacgatctcttgtgtttcgagaatgccaacgaacatccttatatcatcattcagcccatcctcgagcgtttacataatagcttcggacgaaatgcattctcgcgtgtatcggctaagcctcacaaattttcgttcatagtcggtaaccgacatagaaccttgcttaagatcaagaaattccttcgcttttggtcgatgaatctcgatgatatacttttttttttttgaacttggtttgaaagaattcccaagtcacttgctctctaggtaccacagaagtcgagtactccaccaatagtaggtggaatcactagcaaggagatggtacactttaagcattcatcagtgtacaagatagctcatcgagcaccggatagtgttgtccaaccaaaattcagctcgttcggcatcatcatcatccgtagctttaaattcagtggccccatgttttcgaatcctatcgattggggcttacttgaccttatttagtcgattcggaggtattgtaggtcttggggttgcatttgtcgggaatggaggttgtgggacagccgtgttagttcgaatgtattgattaaaccattcgttcatcacactataaaaggcttgcctagcctcatcattcagattgttggccataggttgagagtccgccagcgctgtcccttgtgcggagcagcgccacactctccacatcatcagctattgctcggttgggatcgggatccattgctataaacaaactcaaagtcaaaattatcaaatcaccacactatcgattcatcatttaatggcatgtatagctagaccccaaacacctcacggtagtcctagaatcgactaaaccgtggctcgataccaataaaattgtaacacccgaacccgagaccatcgccagattgtcggacacgagggttagcaagccaagttcacttgttttgcccatccattggacatttcagtcaggctggaaaaactgcgtcactgtcgtcttaaaaatcatatctcgagtttcaaaactcagaaactggtttcgtaaattttcctgaatttagactcatatatccatccatggatttatttctagaattttggtcgggccaattggtacagtttattagttaaagtcacccatgttacagggatcgactgctctgaccttcgcgcggtataacttgaatatccctctgtacagggctttaatgctggtgccgtttgtttctaatgaaactagactcaaaatggaatctgtacatataaggtatgtctcctaattctttctggataatttatagtaaattttaaagttgcgacagggaacccagaaaccgttctggccctgtctcacaatagctttaatatctcttaacatgtaactcctatgaccatttcgtttcttccatatgaaaatagactcatcaatgttcatttacatatctgattcactatttaataccattcctacaaattttggtgatttttcacattcacgttactgcagctggcagcatctgttttaaggtaggtcttacctattttgtagtctccatgaaccaactagtcttgccttacataggtccacatatgatcattttaaccatgccaatggctgatcatgtgaccaacattcccatttccaattcatagtcacatcatgacaccatatatatatatatacaaaccgcaaatagtttaagttgatacttcactattacgagccattttcgcatggccgtatacatatacatcataacatatttaaaccaacaagggtagtcctatacatgccatttcaagttcaaccaagaatttataccaaaatggggcttgatagtgtggatgacttgacttcaacgatcccgaatccgattgctatcgagcgaaatctagaaaaccgagagccaaagcggcggagtaagcatttttatgcttagtaagtctcaaggaatataatcaactctaattacagcaatacattcacatagttaaatgcatcatttcattaatgcacattcacataatcatacttacttcaccatcccaactcttatgttcatacacaaataacggcttcattaaggccgataactcgttccatcataggagcggatattcacacgctcttactcctagcgcataaagcacacaccgcacttaccttgtcattgggaaatttcacaagtgcattagctgaaattttccagcaagcttataattttcaaatcacataccttgagtttaaccggatgtcgctactcgatcaatcgccttgggacatagccggttatggtaacccgcaccaaggcctcacgggacttaacccggatatcacgatttgcacaaatgccttggtcttagccggatagaatgacttcgcacgaatgccttggtcttagcccggatgtagccactagcacaattgcctttgggtcttaaccggttataatttccagcataattgtcttgggcttagcccggatatcattcaatttctcatgcacacatacatcaataatcattggacatacatatttattttcgttactaaggctcaaacacaattataatcactaacataatcgccgggacttagccgggtatcattcgaatactcatacacacataaatcaataatcaatacatccatatttcattccacataattcaagtaaggtcacttcttgaggacttacctcggatgttgtcgaacggcttttacggctattcgattactttttccttcccttgtccaattgtggccctcttagctcttgagctaattcaaacaaattcaatttatcaaaacctcattgtgctagcttatggcgaatatgacaaggaatttaaatggtcatatggccaccctttagcttgaatacacaatggtcatgcacattttatactacatcaagcaattcaatacaatttattcgagcatcaaggaaaagctaaggccttcaataggctacccaaggccgaatatacttgtccatgttgaggccaattatgcacttaataccacacaaaacagcatgcattttactagttaatgctttgcatattgtagctcaaaacttacaatatagcatcaagcactcatatgtgtgctaggcgaatgtgcttacaatttcacaattattcttcaacatcttcttctttaaacaaacttattcatcacttccttcataaccaaaacatcatgtgcaaacatatatatacatatatgagcatggcgaatttcaaggtgtccatagccatccaaaacacaaattttaaccaacatgcaagaagcatgaaccatgctcatgaatgcatcatggcgaatatgacaatcatgctccttttcaacttcaatcatgataaaacaaaagaaagctcaaaatcttactcaagagtagacaatccatcattgcatgcatcatcatcaagcttcacacttagcatgcaatggctttatcaccataacaactttggccaaataccatttccatggcttaacaaagatttgagccatggctaacatgcacatcaagttagcaaccaaaacatgcatgaaactcctaatgtaacctcatacataccttaatcttgatgcaaacttagccaaatctccttctagatctcttccaaaccaagcatgaagcaaaaatcctccttcttccttagttttggctcaaagaaaggatgaacaaaattttttctttccttctctacaactcacggcaatagggggattaccacactcacacacatttttttttcattttttatcacccatacacctttgtttattatttcaccctaatgcaccaacaaaacatgtttcatgacatgtttagcccatcctcccttgtcatggccggccaccacctataaaagggggaatttgacatgcaagtccattattttgcatgcatgctttaattagtcatcacgcatttccctatcatactttcaaagttcattactaagtcctttcttgtggaattcacccttataacactaaatcaatcatcataaaatgtcatacatgagcacacacatattataggcatcaaaataaatttttaattatttttatgcctcggttttgtggtcccgagaccaccttccgactagggtaaattttgggctgtcacaacataaccgtggtgtggccatctctgagCCTCGCAGTACaaacccgcctaaggattacctgcacagataagcaaaaaaggtgagtttatgaaaactcagtgtgtaatccttatttatcaaacagtcaaacatacaACGTCGTacagtctgggcttaagcccatatCAGTAGCAATACCagtatgggccttagcccattacagtagcaGTATTAGTGTGAACCTTAACCCAACTCAGTACAGTATCAGAAATGCATAcagagatcctacccatccatccactacactccactccatccagccctacactccatgtggggataaaattgacccacctatccctacactctagaataTAACACCAATTGCGGCACTATCAGTATATGAagcagagctaccagtacagtacacttcctccaaatatatcaaacccacctccatgcaatatgtcatgtcataatatatacgtgtatgcaaaatgtcatgttcgaatacagtcaaatatagcatagtggtatatcagtcattttacctctaggggtataacagtcatttcatcagtatggggtctCGTGTACTTACTAACCCATCAGTAGGCCCATAATCTTCTTAGGCGACCCATgtgaccttaacagtcaaacagctGAAATGTGCCCAAAAGCCCATAATACggcctatgtgggcccacacgctcgcgtggcccaataagcccaaataatTTCCTTGGCCGTGCAAACTACACTGCTGGCCCACTAATTTTCGTACATCCATACAATTTTCTCGTGCGAGGCCCATTAGCctatgggcccacacggcccatttcagcccagcgcgtggcccaaaacggcctaaacCCATGagttcgctcatggtggcctctactgtCAAACACATATGTTTATGCGTTCGattcgccacatgaacgaatgCATGCTCATGTAGCGTCTATGAACATGCTTTCCGGCTTTTTCTGATAAACAATCtttgcagtgtgattacacaccttatgTGATTgaagttaatccacgctccgaacACCTTCCCTACCTGAAGAGAAAATAGTATGAAACCTAATCAGTTACTTAACTCAAGTATCAAAGGAAATTAAAGAGGTTCCCAAAACGATCACCGAAACTTACCCTAAACAATAGGAATGGCACCTTCGGCTTTCAGAAAGGAATGTCAACCTACTTCAATTACTATCTACACAAAAGTCACCCCTTTTTTAATAAAGTTATACTTGAAACATCACACTCTCTCAATTATACCCACTTACCAATAATGACAAAGAGGATTGTAGGCGGAAGATGTAACGAACAAGAATGTAAATAAAGATTAATATGCAAGAATGACACATGAAAGGAAGATGATCTGTGCTAAGGGAAAAAAGGGAAAGAGATGATGTCAGAAAAGGGAGAACCAAAACAGGGGAAAAGAAGAGAGTGAGACAGAGATTCACCTACCAGTATTAGGCCAAAAAAGACAGTTGAGGGGAAGGAGAAAGAGTCGAGTAACTAAACCCAACATATCCAAGATCACTTGCCAAAACTGAAAGTTCAGAAGAATGGAACAGAGTATTTGGCTACAGTGCAAAAATGAAGAGGACGAGCAGAGTAAGAACAATCGGATGCGATTAGAAATGGAGGAAGGAATGGAAATCAACTTGAGGAGAAGAAAAGAGTCAATGGTAATCGGCAATAGGTTGAGGAGGGAGGAACAGAGTGTTCGGTCAAAAGAAAGCCCTAAAATGAAACACTAGAACACCCGAATGGTTACCAAAAGAATATTGCTGGCAAAACAAAAAACTAAACTCACGAGCGATTGAAACAAAAGAGAGAGATGCTATCACAAAAGAGAGAAAACCTAAAAAATTCAGCACCCAAAGCCTAAGATCGACTTGGCATAGAGAGAGTCCCACTTTCGGCAACTACTACTTCTCCCCTATTCCTTAATCTGTTCCCTAAATTTCTCCCTATATCTCTCCTCTAATCCCTCAAACGACCATTTCAAACTCCTTTCAAACTCCCCCAACAACCGGCCACACACACCACTGtccctcaaacactccaaccaCCCAATAGCAATGGAGTTCTATTACTACTCAACCTCCTACACGGCACAGCAACAAAAATAAACATCCCCCTTCAAATGACAGGGTTTGAACTCAAGCCTTTCAACAGCATTAACATGCCACTAGCCCTTGGACCAACAACCTTTTTAAGACCTGATTTCCCCAAAATTAATTAAGAACCCAACATCTAGCAGTAAGGGTTTAGTTTAGTAGAAACCAAAATTTTCTGCTAAAGTCTAGGTTTGAACTAAGATTTTCTCACACTACTCAAGACCCTTAACCAAGCAGCAAGTAAGCCAATATGCAACATAACACACAATTAAATTACTaaagatttggggcgttacaactctaccccctaaaagaaaattgcagcctcgaaatttacctgatcaaaacatATGAGGGAATTATTGCTGCATCGCCTCCTCGgattcccacgtggcttcttcaaAACGTGATTATGCCATAGTACCTTAACCAGAGGAATAGACTTTTTCCTCAGAACTTTCACAACACGGTCTATAATCTGAACTGTCTCTTCCTTaaaggtcagatctggcctaacctcaatctcttcAATTAAGATGACGTGTGCAGGATCAGAGCgatatcgtctcaacatagagacgtggaacacatcatgaatctgatCCAACTATGGGGGTAACTCAAGTGGATAGGCAACCAATCCTACACATTTCAGTATatggtaaggcccaatgaacctagggcttaattTACCCCTTgaccaaaccttagtatcttcttctatggcgagaccttaagaaacaccaagtccctcacagaatactcaatctcttgACGCTTTAGATCcacataagacttttgcctatcaaaCGCTGCCTTCAGACGATCCCGAATCCATTTAACTTTGTCTTTAGTATCAGAAATTAATTCAGGACCCAAAACACGCAGTTCgcccaacttagtccaacacGAAAGAGTATGACACCTacaaccatataatgcctcgtaaggtgccatctatatGCTAAAGtggtagctattattgtatgcaaactctgccaatggtaagtaattctcccaactgcctcagaagtcaatcacacaactacttaacatgtcctctagtatctgatcatcctctctgactgaccgtcttTCTAAGGACGGAACACAGtattgaagtccaaccttgtacccaatgcctcatgtaacttcttccaaaaccgggATCTGaaacgaggatctctatcagatatgtTGGAAACTGGTACCCTATgaaatctcacaatttcagacaCATACAGCTTAGCCAACTTCTGCAACAAGTAATCAGTACGAATAGAtataaaatgggcagacttggtcaacTGATCCATAATAACCCATACCGAATCCTTTTTAGAAGGtgttaagggtagcccactaacaaagtctatAGTTACTCTTTTGCACTTCTAAAGCGggatcttaactggctgaagcaaccctgaaggcaactgatgctccaccttaacctgctggcaagtcagGCATTTATCCACAAAATTGGTAACTTCGCGCTAAAGTCctagccaccaatataactcctgaaggtctcggtacatcttattcccgccAGGATGCATGGCGTAAGGATTACTATGTGCATCTTGCAGTATACACTACCTTAAATAAGTATCCTTCGATATACAAACTCTCTCAcggaaacaaagtaccccttcgctattcagcccaaaatctgaAGTTTCCCATTCTCTATCTGCCGGAAACGAGAACCTAGTGTCTCATCCttcaactgtttacccttaatctgttcAATCCACCTCGGTTTAACTTGATGTTCAGCCAATAAAGTACCATCGTCGAATAaactgagacgagcaaacatcaccctcaaattAGTAATAGCCCTACAGCTCAATGCATCatctaccacattagccttaccaagATGGTATTTAattgaatagtcataatccttaagtagctcaatccacCTATGCTATCTAAGAtatagctccttctgagtgaggaaaTATTTGAGcctcttgtgatccgtgtaaatgatacacttcacaccatacaggtaatgtctccaaatcttcagtgtaAATACCACCGCAgtcaactccaaatcatgagtcgagTAGTTCGCTTCATGGATCTTAAGTTGATGAGACGTATATGCTACTACTTTACCCGTCCTGCATCAATACACACCCTaagccaacatgtgatgcatcactata
The Gossypium arboreum isolate Shixiya-1 chromosome 10, ASM2569848v2, whole genome shotgun sequence genome window above contains:
- the LOC108475006 gene encoding uncharacterized protein LOC108475006, producing the protein MRMYIDCRQLNKLTIKNKYPLSRIDELFDQFRGASVFSKIDLRSGYHQLKVKETDVYKTTFRTRYNHYEFLANVVDDALSCRAITNLRVMFARLSLFDDGTLLAEHQVKPRWIEQIKGKQLKDETLGSRFRQIENGKLQILG